The proteins below come from a single Pichia kudriavzevii chromosome 2, complete sequence genomic window:
- a CDS encoding uncharacterized protein (PKUD0B05310; similar to Saccharomyces cerevisiae YLR008C (PAM18); ancestral locus Anc_5.232) yields the protein MSNTENATQPATAPRSVNDQIEAYLQQTKQYTSEHPWITFAGCFATAYVLAGMYKKFSGSSSGKFVKGGFDPKMNAREALRILDLKESNLNIKKLKDNHRRIMLLNHPDKGGSPYLATKINEAKDFLIKRGGLK from the coding sequence ATGTCCAATACAGAGAACGCCACACAACCAGCCACTGCGCCACGTAGTGTCAATGACCAAATTGAAGCGTACCTACAGCAGACAAAGCAGTACACATCTGAGCATCCTTGGATAACGTTCGCCGGCTGCTTTGCCACTGCATATGTCCTTGCAGGAATGTACAAGAAGTTTTCGGGGTCCTCCTCGGGGAAGTTTGTCAAAGGCGGCTTTGACCCAAAGATGAATGCCAGAGAGGCACTTCGTATTCTCGATTTAAAGGAATCCAACCTCAACATAAAGAAGCTGAAGGACAACCACAGACGAATCATGTTGTTGAACCATCCTGATAAAGGCGGTTCTCCTTACTTGGCGACCAAAATCAACGAGGCAAAGGATTTCCTCATCAAGAGAGGCGGTCTAAAATAA